A segment of the Entelurus aequoreus isolate RoL-2023_Sb linkage group LG23, RoL_Eaeq_v1.1, whole genome shotgun sequence genome:
GAAAATCCAGGAAGGGCGGCTGAGTAGCTGCAGAACACcggtttgtatttttattttttttattttttttaaagacacaatatgtaACTATGTCTAACGGTGTTTTAATACAGTGACAACAGAGATGTGCATTTGAAGAAGTAGGATTAAAAGGTTGGAAAAATATGACCTCTGTCATGAAATGTGAGAACATCAACACGCAAAAGCATTCTGAGCTTACTTAGATGTTAATGCACACATAGTGACCAGCTAACTTCTCCAGCCATGGGAAACACCTCCCAGTCCCTTTTCACTAGTGCTTGTTGCAGGTAataatataaagttaaagttaaagtgccaattattgtcacacacacaccaggtgtggcgaaattatgcagggaggtaatgggtcccatttttatagtctttggtatgatatataataataaatggtaAAGTTTGTCTATAAATTTTTTATAACTATACCTCCCGCcctactatttgagaaggactatgTTGGACACATAACATAACTTAATATTTCTAAAAATTCCAGAGCCATAATTAGTTAAGTTGCTGTTTAGATTCCTTCAGCAACCAGTTTAGGCGGTTGGGCCTTCAACacttgcaccccctgctggtgaaatctatcatgCCTCTTTTGCTTTTAGTTTAGCAACAATAAAAGATAGCATGACTGAGTTTTAACATTTATTATACCCGTGTCATGATTCTCCATAACAGTTTGACTTGTTGTCGGGTCTTTGTTCGGCACTTTTTATTTTCTGAAGCTCCCCTTCCTGTTTGGGACGGCAGGCACAATTTTATCTCAGCTGAGGGCGCTGATTGTCAATCAGGAGGGTTCATAAGCCAGCTGTTTGCATCTGGGCattgttatttgtttttattcaccCATGGTCCACTGCATTTTGTCCATGTCAGTGctaactgcactgcaaaaagtcagtgttcaaacacaagaaaaaaaagaaaaaaaaaattaggggtattttatttgaattaagcaaaatgatctgccaatagaacaagaaaattcggcttgtcaagacttttcaaaacaagtaaaactagctaacctgaatgaacccaaaaataccttaaaataagtatattctcactaataacaagtgcacttttcttggtagaaaaaaaaagaaaagacctttttgctcaatatgtggaaaaatattcttaaattaagtaaatgctagtgccattatcttggcatcatgattttttgtccatgcttgaagtaagaaattattactttaaaaaagtagttttatacttgtgagtgttaatgacacagctttgcaacagttgatattctagtttcaagcaatataggtcatcaaatctcagcaacaagttgtaatttcttactgagataatttaggaccaaaacccttaaaacaaataaaacactaacataaaatctgcttagtgagaagaattatctcatcagacagaaaataagcaaatatcacccttatttgaaatatttaatcttacttagatttcagtttttgcagtgtactttttagacttagacaaactttatgcatactagttatagctatttggctgttctagtttttatttttatttatttctttattatctttttatttttatttattttttaatacactgtagcactttgagattgtttactcaatataaagtgctttttacaaataaaatctattattattattattatgaatcaaaagggaaattgttccaaatttcccttgtggattttttgaatttttctagaattaactttttttttttacctggaaGTGCTGAAAATGTATGTCCTAGTCTTGGAGCTATTTTTAGCACCACCGTGAGAAATAAAAAGAGTTCACAAACCATATCAAGGTCTTTACACAGGTGCTCCACTGGGAAAAATGTTATCTTTAATGTGTTGGAGATGCCCTTGAGTCTATGTGTTAAATCCCACGCAGCAACATAGTCCGTGTATATAAAAAACCTACCTGTGTTCCCTAGAAGGTGTGAGTCCAGAATCTAGCGATGAACTCGTTCCTCTTCGCCTTCCTGTGCGCTTTGGGCCTTTGTGCCGCCCTGCAGGTGTCGGCCAACTCGGAGAATGATGTGGAGTTGTTGGCTGTAAGTACAATTAAACATGGTTCAAAAATCAATGTTAGCAAATTTTTGAAAATGTGTGTTTCCTCTCCCATGATTGACCGGCCTGAAGGAGGGTGAGTACAGTTATCACTGATCTTCCATAACTTCATTCCAACACACTCCCAACTTAAATAACTTTGTTCTGCTGTGATGTCAGAAAGTGTCCTGGCCTCGCCCTCGGAACAGACTGAGATTGTGAACAAGCACAATGCCCTGAGGAGAAGTGTGAAGCCCTCTGCCAGCAACATGCTCAAAATGGTACTAAAAATTATGATTAAGAAATGCTTTAGAATTGTTTGAACTGTAAAGTGAATCTGTGGCTCGTCCACAGAGTTGGAGCAGAGAAGCTGGAGCCAACGCTCAGAAGTGGGCCAACACCTGCTCCATGAAGCACAGCCCGCCCAGCGCAAGAGAGATCAGCAGTAAGTCCCTTTTTTTAGTCAAAACCTAAAAAGTGGAAGCTcttaacggtaaaaaaaaatgcattagtcGCACCTTTGGAAACTAATTCTCCCAATgttcagttccagggtcaaactactACCTGCAAAAAAAGCTATAGTAACTGTACAGGCATTTTAACAGCTGTCATGCAGGTggaaaaaagaagtaaaaaaaatgttttgtgctgTAGCTAGCGGCTGTGGGGAGAACCTGTACATGGCCAGCTACAAGAACAGCTGGAGCAACGCTATCCAGTCATGGTATGATGAGGTGAAGGATTGGCGCTATGGAATGGGATCGGTCAACGGAGGAGTTGTTGGACACTTCACGCAGGTATGATAATATTCATATCAACTATCATCATTCAAAATCAAACGTTATATTTCCCCCATACCCAGATTGTTTGGTACAGGTCTAACCTGATTGGCTGTGCTATGGCCTACTGCCCCAACTCCCGCTACAAGTACTTCTACGTCTGCCACTATTGCCCACCGTAAGTACAACAAAATATGATTAGATTCCAATAAGTATTATGCAATATCATGAAAGGGCATGTAGTAAAACCCAAATATTTTTGAGACCATTTCCTTTGTATGCAATACTTTATATGCATCAGAACCATCAAGTCCTAAaataaacaatacaagtacaaaaCTGTCTgcttatacactgcaaaaagtcagtgttcaaaaacaaggaaaaaaaatacaaaaattaggggtattttatttgaactaagcaaaattatctgccaatagaacaagaaaatttggcttgtcaagactttccaaaacaagtaaaattagctaacctcaatgaacccaaaaataccttaaaataagtatattctcactaataacaagtgcacttttcttggtagaaaaaaaaaggagacctttttcctcaatatgttgaaaaatattcttaaattaaaggcctactgaaatgaaatgtttcttatttaaacaggaatagcagatccattctatgtgtcatacttgatcatttcgcgatattgccatatttttgctgaaaggatttagtagagaacatcgacgataaagttcgcaacttttggtcgctgataaaaaaaaagccttgcctataccagaagtagcgtgacgtcacaggaggaaggattcctcacaattccccgttgtttacaatggagcgagagag
Coding sequences within it:
- the LOC133641152 gene encoding serotriflin-like yields the protein MNSFLFAFLCALGLCAALQVSANSENDVELLAVKSVLASPSEQTEIVNKHNALRRSVKPSASNMLKMSWSREAGANAQKWANTCSMKHSPPSAREISTSGCGENLYMASYKNSWSNAIQSWYDEVKDWRYGMGSVNGGVVGHFTQIVWYRSNLIGCAMAYCPNSRYKYFYVCHYCPPGNYQLARPYKSGPSCADCPNACENKLCTNPCPYSDQYSNCPELKEQWGCNNSNVASWCPASCKCSSQIG